From Campylobacter concisus, a single genomic window includes:
- a CDS encoding imidazole glycerol phosphate synthase subunit HisH produces MIAIIDYGAGNIKSVINAFKFLGHECVLVSEPDSLKEYSHIVLPGVGAFGEAMTKLKNNGMDEAVKEAVKSGKAFIGICLGMQLLFERSFEFGEHEGLSLLPGEVVKFNETNFDKPLKIPHIGWNALEFKQNSPLNLGLKKLEYLYFVHSYHVVCDDKFALAKTTYGYEFTSAVWHENIFGFQPHPEKSHEAGLKILENFARL; encoded by the coding sequence ATGATCGCTATTATTGATTATGGTGCGGGCAATATCAAAAGCGTGATAAATGCTTTTAAATTTCTTGGACATGAGTGCGTTTTAGTAAGTGAGCCTGATAGTTTAAAAGAGTACTCTCACATCGTTTTGCCAGGCGTTGGAGCTTTTGGTGAGGCGATGACAAAGCTAAAAAATAATGGCATGGATGAAGCCGTAAAAGAAGCTGTAAAAAGCGGCAAAGCTTTTATTGGTATTTGTCTTGGCATGCAGCTTTTATTTGAGCGAAGTTTTGAGTTTGGCGAGCATGAGGGACTTTCTCTTTTGCCTGGCGAGGTTGTAAAATTTAATGAAACTAATTTCGATAAGCCATTAAAAATACCCCATATTGGTTGGAACGCTTTGGAATTTAAGCAAAATAGTCCATTAAATTTAGGACTAAAAAAGCTTGAGTATTTATATTTTGTACATAGCTATCATGTGGTTTGTGATGATAAATTTGCACTGGCAAAGACGACTTATGGATATGAATTTACAAGTGCGGTTTGGCATGAAAATATCTTTGGCTTTCAGCCTCATCCAGAAAAAAGTCATGAAGCTGGACTTAAAATTTTAGAGAATTTTGCGAGGTTATGA
- a CDS encoding UDP-N-acetylglucosamine 4,6-dehydratase — protein MFHATKLKRLIFFLIGDVFIFTFSIYAAYLLRFNANIPDIYVQGLFVTAGFLIIFKLFFLWMFKIYKVPWRFFGLNEARKIFLAHVCSAVLFTIIFFIIQDFFNPYPRSVIFIDLLISCLLIGLLRISKRMVLDFSNKPHKGEPCVVIGATSKALHVLRGLKQGYLDYYAVGVVDGRSDLVGTYCDGFLVQDKKEIPNLIKDYDVKTAIIALALDQDGLQALVDELTGYGIRDMKLFSLIENEPIKDISIEDLLARKPKDLNPEAISNFLKDKKVLVTGAGGSIGSEICKQCLKFGVSELIMVEHSEFNLYKIGEDTKDKRTISKLVNITNLKDFEEVFADFEPEIVIHAAAYKHVPLCELNPRSAVENNILGTKNAVDLSKKYGVKKFVMISSDKAVRPTNIMGTTKRVCELYALNSNEAGVCEIVCVRFGNVLGSSGSVIPKFKAQIAANKPLSVTHPEITRYFMLTSEACQLVLQAASIAKGGELFVLDMGEPVKIVDLAKKMLLLSNKEHLGIEFVGLRPGEKLYEELLINKDDVQTKYESIFVTHSEPYDLALLNSQISELLQLEDNEIAPTLKVIVPEFNHALNLKG, from the coding sequence ATGTTTCATGCGACAAAGTTAAAAAGGCTTATATTTTTCCTTATTGGCGATGTTTTTATATTTACGTTTTCGATATATGCGGCTTATCTTTTGAGATTTAACGCAAACATCCCAGACATCTACGTTCAGGGCCTTTTTGTAACGGCTGGATTTTTGATTATTTTTAAGCTATTTTTTCTATGGATGTTTAAAATTTACAAGGTGCCGTGGAGATTTTTTGGACTAAATGAGGCTAGAAAAATTTTCTTAGCTCACGTTTGCTCAGCGGTTTTGTTTACGATCATATTTTTCATAATACAAGACTTCTTTAATCCATACCCAAGAAGTGTTATTTTCATCGATCTTCTAATTTCATGCCTACTTATTGGACTTTTGAGAATTTCAAAGCGCATGGTGCTTGACTTTTCAAACAAACCTCACAAAGGTGAGCCTTGTGTTGTTATAGGTGCTACCTCAAAAGCACTTCACGTTTTGCGTGGCTTAAAGCAAGGGTATCTTGACTATTACGCAGTTGGCGTGGTAGATGGCAGGAGTGATCTTGTGGGCACTTATTGTGATGGTTTCTTAGTGCAAGATAAAAAAGAGATACCAAATTTGATAAAAGACTACGATGTAAAGACCGCTATTATCGCACTTGCACTTGATCAAGATGGGCTTCAAGCTTTAGTTGATGAACTAACTGGATATGGCATAAGAGATATGAAGCTATTTTCGCTTATCGAAAACGAGCCGATCAAGGATATCTCTATCGAAGACTTGCTCGCTAGGAAGCCAAAAGACCTAAATCCTGAAGCCATCTCAAATTTTTTAAAAGACAAAAAAGTGCTTGTTACTGGAGCTGGTGGTAGCATAGGAAGTGAAATTTGTAAGCAGTGCTTAAAATTTGGAGTAAGCGAGCTTATTATGGTTGAGCACAGTGAGTTTAACCTTTATAAAATAGGCGAAGATACAAAAGATAAAAGGACTATCAGTAAGCTTGTAAATATCACAAATTTAAAGGATTTTGAAGAAGTTTTTGCTGACTTTGAACCTGAGATTGTTATCCACGCAGCAGCATATAAACATGTGCCGCTTTGTGAGTTAAACCCTCGCTCGGCTGTCGAAAATAATATCCTTGGCACAAAAAATGCTGTCGATCTTTCAAAAAAATATGGCGTTAAAAAATTTGTCATGATCTCATCAGACAAGGCCGTACGCCCAACAAATATAATGGGCACAACTAAGCGTGTTTGTGAGCTTTATGCTTTAAATTCAAATGAAGCTGGCGTGTGTGAGATAGTTTGCGTGCGCTTTGGAAATGTCCTTGGCTCAAGTGGTTCTGTTATACCGAAATTTAAAGCACAAATTGCCGCAAATAAGCCACTAAGTGTTACTCACCCAGAGATCACAAGGTACTTTATGCTTACGTCTGAAGCATGCCAGCTAGTCCTTCAAGCAGCCTCTATCGCAAAAGGTGGAGAGCTTTTCGTACTTGATATGGGCGAGCCTGTTAAGATAGTTGATCTTGCTAAAAAGATGCTTCTTCTTTCAAATAAAGAGCATTTGGGTATAGAATTTGTAGGTCTTAGACCAGGTGAGAAGCTTTATGAAGAGCTACTTATTAACAAAGATGATGTGCAAACCAAGTATGAGTCGATCTTTGTGACACATTCAGAGCCTTACGATTTGGCACTTTTAAACTCGCAGATAAGTGAGCTTTTGCAGCTTGAGGATAATGAGATCGCACCTACACTTAAGGTGATTGTGCCTGAGTTTAATCATGCGCTAAATTTAAAAGGCTAG
- a CDS encoding 1-(5-phosphoribosyl)-5-((5-phosphoribosylamino)methylideneamino)imidazole-4-carboxamide isomerase (catalyzes the formation of 5-(5-phospho-1-deoxyribulos-1-ylamino)methylideneamino-l-(5-phosphoribosyl)imidazole-4-carboxamide from 1-(5-phosphoribosyl)-5-[(5-phosphoribosylamino)methylideneamino] imidazole-4-carboxamide): MEIFPAIDLKEGQAVRLSKGLMQSAKIYSNEPSELAKRFEDYGAKWLHVVDLDGAFAGETINFKTIEKITKATNLSVQVGGGIRDEERIKRYLDLGVSRVILGSVALRDPEFTAKMAEIYRVVVGIDAKDGYVAVQGWGEISNIKAVDLARKFADVGVEAVICTDINKDGMLGGVNVEFSLQIARNSKLETIASGGVSDINDILMLKATNEISGVIVGKAYYEGLLDLKEVFKLLR; this comes from the coding sequence ATGGAAATTTTTCCAGCGATTGATTTAAAAGAGGGACAAGCAGTTAGACTTAGCAAAGGTCTTATGCAAAGTGCAAAAATTTATAGCAACGAGCCAAGTGAACTTGCTAAGAGATTTGAAGATTATGGCGCAAAATGGCTTCATGTGGTTGATTTAGACGGTGCATTTGCTGGAGAGACGATAAATTTTAAAACAATTGAAAAGATTACAAAGGCTACAAATTTAAGCGTCCAAGTGGGTGGCGGCATAAGAGATGAAGAGCGAATAAAACGCTATTTAGATCTTGGAGTTAGCAGAGTGATCCTTGGCTCAGTTGCTCTTAGAGATCCAGAATTTACAGCAAAAATGGCTGAAATTTATAGAGTTGTAGTCGGCATTGACGCAAAAGATGGCTACGTGGCCGTACAAGGTTGGGGTGAGATCTCAAATATAAAAGCAGTCGATCTTGCAAGAAAATTTGCAGATGTTGGTGTGGAAGCTGTGATTTGCACCGATATTAACAAGGATGGAATGCTTGGCGGAGTTAATGTTGAGTTTAGCTTGCAAATAGCTAGAAATAGCAAGCTTGAGACGATAGCAAGTGGTGGCGTGAGTGATATAAATGATATTTTGATGCTAAAAGCCACAAATGAGATTAGTGGCGTAATAGTTGGGAAAGCCTACTATGAGGGGTTGCTTGACCTAAAAGAGGTCTTTAAACTACTTAGATAG
- a CDS encoding aminotransferase DegT, translated as MDRVFLSPPNMSGKEQEYIKKVFESNYIAPLGEYVNKFEESIKNYTGAKDALALSAGTAALHLALRVLGVKEGDFVLASSFTFMASVSPILYEKATPVFIDSDESWNLSPELLKKAISNLPKKPKALVVTHLYGQASKMKEICEICQNEGIALVEDAAEALGGFYGGKALGTFGVMGAYSFNGNKIITTSGGGVLVGDSEFVEKARFYSTQAREPLLHYEHKDYGYNYRLSNVLGAIGVAQMEVLEKRVEQKRKVFEIYEKELGDVLEFMPELADSRGNRWLTTGVFAKKDAHLKVIKALADQNIESRPLWKPMHMQPVFKGALSFIDGCSEDLFSRGICLPSGSDMSEETQAKVVKLVKENA; from the coding sequence ATGGATAGGGTTTTTTTATCTCCGCCAAACATGAGTGGAAAAGAGCAGGAATATATAAAAAAAGTTTTTGAAAGCAACTATATAGCGCCACTTGGTGAGTATGTAAATAAATTTGAAGAAAGTATAAAAAACTACACTGGCGCTAAAGATGCGCTAGCGCTATCTGCAGGAACTGCGGCGCTTCACCTAGCACTTCGCGTCCTTGGCGTAAAAGAGGGCGACTTTGTGCTGGCTTCTAGTTTTACTTTTATGGCTTCAGTCTCGCCTATACTTTACGAAAAAGCAACTCCGGTCTTTATAGATAGCGACGAGAGCTGGAATTTAAGCCCAGAGCTACTAAAAAAAGCGATATCAAATTTACCTAAAAAGCCAAAGGCATTAGTCGTCACACATCTTTACGGCCAAGCTTCAAAGATGAAAGAAATTTGCGAAATTTGCCAAAACGAGGGTATCGCTTTGGTCGAGGATGCAGCTGAAGCGCTTGGTGGATTTTACGGCGGCAAGGCGCTTGGCACATTTGGCGTGATGGGTGCATATAGTTTTAATGGCAACAAGATCATCACCACTTCAGGTGGCGGCGTGTTGGTTGGAGATAGTGAATTTGTGGAAAAAGCTAGGTTTTACAGCACTCAAGCAAGAGAGCCGCTACTTCACTACGAGCACAAAGACTATGGCTACAACTACCGTTTAAGCAACGTTCTAGGCGCTATTGGCGTGGCACAGATGGAAGTTTTAGAAAAAAGAGTTGAGCAAAAGAGAAAAGTATTTGAAATTTATGAAAAAGAGCTTGGTGACGTTTTAGAATTTATGCCAGAGCTAGCAGATTCTCGTGGCAACAGATGGCTCACAACTGGCGTTTTTGCTAAAAAAGATGCGCATTTAAAGGTTATAAAAGCACTAGCTGATCAAAATATCGAGAGCCGTCCACTTTGGAAGCCTATGCACATGCAGCCAGTATTTAAGGGCGCGCTAAGCTTTATCGATGGTTGCAGTGAAGATCTATTTTCAAGAGGAATTTGTTTGCCAAGCGGTAGCGATATGAGCGAGGAAACGCAAGCAAAAGTGGTCAAACTAGTCAAGGAAAACGCTTAA